In one Nicotiana sylvestris chromosome 8, ASM39365v2, whole genome shotgun sequence genomic region, the following are encoded:
- the LOC138876272 gene encoding uncharacterized protein yields the protein MVEDCELWDIICNGPYVPTKVLEELPFSMAKTSKEYTEADKKDVEKNFRAKKILVCGIGPKEYNRISTYDTAKEIWEAFQTTHEGTTQVKQSKIDMLTTEYELFKMREAESIQVMHTRFTSVINELHSLGETIPINKFVRKILSFLPSSWECKVNAITVTTQPVVLRIYAPIPH from the coding sequence ATGGTTGAGGATTGTGAGTTATGGGATATCATATGCAatggtccttatgttccaacTAAGGTACTAGAGGAACTTCCATTTTCAATGGCAAAAACCAGCAAAGAGTACACTGAAGCAGACAAGAAAGAtgtggagaagaattttcgtgccaagaaaattctaGTATGTGGAATAGGACCTAAAGAGTATAATAGAATCTCCACCTACGACActgccaaggagatatgggaagccTTTCAAACAACTCATGagggaactacacaagtaaaacagtctaagattgatatgctcactaccgagtatgaactctttaAAATGAGGGAAGCTGAATCCATTCAAGttatgcacacaagattcacttccgtcataaatgagttacactcacttggtgaaactattcccaTAAACAAGTTTGTGAGGAAAATCCTCAGCTTTCTGCCTAGCTCTTGGGAATGCAAAGTGAATGCTATTACTGTGACAACCCaaccagtcgtcttaagaatttatgccccgatcccccattaa